A single region of the Gadus morhua chromosome 5, gadMor3.0, whole genome shotgun sequence genome encodes:
- the d2hgdh gene encoding D-2-hydroxyglutarate dehydrogenase, mitochondrial — translation MDVALRRGWSLTTAFPFMISRRTLSLFWRCGAGTPWPPAPTGRRGAAAPRRHAHSGASEGTERSPGAAPERLPFSRLSQEDLAFFRETLPGGAITDPDLLEAHNVDWLKSVRGHGELLLRPQTTAQVSEILRYCNDRNLAVNPQGGNTGLVGGSVPVYDEIILSTALLNNILTFDPVSGILTCQAGCVLEGLSGYLEEQDFIMPLDLGAKGSCHIGGNVATNAGGLRLLRYGSLRGTVLGLEVVLADGRVLDCLSTLRKDNTGYDLKQLFIGSEGTLGVITAVSVLCPRKPSAVHVAFLGCQTFEQLLGTFKLCKGMLGEILSAFEFLDAACMGLLNTHLKLPNPITDCPFYIVIETSGSNSAHDEEKLHNFLEEAMTSSLVTDGTVASDDTKVKALWSMRERVTEALTHDGYTYKYDVSLPVEGLYQLVTATRDHLGSRAKNVVGYGHVGDGNLHLNITSPGPDPSLQGAIEPFVYGWTAGVRGSVSAEHGLGLKKRNYIYYSKPRPAVALMGHIKTLMDPRGILNPYKTLPDDLD, via the exons ATGGACGTTGCTCTGCGAAGAGGTTGGAGTCTTACGACCGCCTTCCCTTTCATGATCTCTCGTAGAACTTTGTCGTTGTTTTGGAGATGTGGCGCCGGTACACCCTGGCCGCCAGCTCCCACAGGGCGACGGGGGGCAGCGGCGCCCCGCCGACACGCACACTCCGGGGCGAGCGAGGGCACGGAGCGGTCTCCCGGTGCAGCCCCGGAGAGACTACCCTTTTCACGGTTGTCTCAGGAGGATTTGGCGTTCTTCAGGGAAACACTCCCGGGCGGAGCCATCACGGATCCAGACTTACTGGAGGCCCACAACGTAGATTGGCTCAAATCCGTTAGAG GTCACGGTGAACTGTTGCTCAGACCTCAGACCACGGCGCAAGTATCTGAAATACTGAG ATACTGTAACGACCGCAACCTGGCGGTGAATCCCCAGGGGGGCAACACGGGTCTGGTGGGAGGCAGCGTCCCCGTCTATGATGAGATCATCCTCTCCACAGCGTTACTGAACAAcatcctgacctttgaccccgtcTCCG GTATCCTGACGTGCCAGGCGGGCTGTGTGTTGGAGGGTCTCTCGGGTtacctggaggagcaggactTCATCATGCCCCTGGACCTGGGCGCGAAGGGCAGCTGTCACATCGGGGGCAACGTGGCCACCAACGCCGGGGGGCTCCGCCTGCTGCGCTACGGCTCCCTGCGGGGGACGGTGCTGGGCCTGGAAGTG gTGCTGGCAGACGGCCGGGTGCTGGACTGTCTGTCCACTCTGAGGAAGGACAACACAGGATATGACCTCAAGCAGCTGTTCATCGGTTCGGAGGGCACGCTGGGCGTCATCACCGCCGTGTCCGTCCTGTGTCCGCGGAAACCCAGCGCCGTCCACGTGGCCTTCCTGG GCTGCCAGACCTTTGAGCAGCTGCTGGGAACCTTCAAGCTCTGCAAAGGCATGCTGGGAGAGATCCTGTCAGCCTTTGAATTCCTGGACGCAGCGTGCATGgggctgctgaacacacacctgaaacTGCCCAACCCCATCACAG ACTGCCCCTTCTACATCGTCATAGAGACGTCGGGGTCCAACTCCGCCCACGACGAGGAGAAGCTCCACAACTTCCTGGAGGAGGCCATGACCTCATCGCTGGTCACTGACGGGACGGTGGCGAGCGACGACACGAAGGTCAAG gcgCTGTGGTCGATGCGTGAGCGCGTGACGGAGGCCCTGACCCACGACGGCTACACCTACAAGTACGACGTGTCGCTCCCCGTGGAGGGCCTCTACCAGCTGGTCACGGCCACCCGGGACCACCTGGGGAGCCGAGCCAAGAACGTGGTGGGCTACGGACACGTGG GCGACGGTAACCTCCACCTGAACATCACCTCGCCGGGGCCGGACCCCTCCCTGCAGGGGGCCATCGAGCCCTTCGTGTACGGCTGGACGGCAGGGGTCCGGGGCAGCGTGAGCGCCGAGCACGGCCTGGGCCTGAAGAAGAGGAACTACATCTACTACAGCAAGCCCCGACCCGCCGTGGCCCTCATGGGACACATCAAGACCCTGATGGACCCCCGGGGAATCCTCAACCCCTACAAGACCCTCCCCGACGACCTGGACTGA
- the LOC115544127 gene encoding LOW QUALITY PROTEIN: activin receptor type-1 (The sequence of the model RefSeq protein was modified relative to this genomic sequence to represent the inferred CDS: deleted 1 base in 1 codon), whose protein sequence is MDQIGVRLLLMVLLKAVQSISEGTDGQLVCVCDSPECLQTSQCHGRRCFSSVKRGSGGEQGAGGPVELHQGCFEEREKIELHCFTPPSLHQAIACCAQDMCNGNVTRRSMMTLLLSAPEGESVRYRVRTVALLVLGPVGVLVLLAVGSVLACRRLHHGRLHRLQEFDTEQGAVDGLITSNLGDSTLADLLDHSCTSGSGSGLPFLVQRTVARQISLMECVGKGRYGEVWRGQWQGENVAVKIFSSRDEKSWFRETEIYNTVLLRHENILGFMASDMTSRNSSTQLWLITHYHDNGSLYDYLQRVAVETSEGLAMAASVASGLVHLHTEIFGAEGKPAIAHRDLKSKNILVTKELRCCIADLGLAVTHSQADNLLDVGNNPKVGTKRYMAPEVLDDSIQTDCFDAYKRVDIWAFGLVLWEIARRTYSNGLVEEYGPPFYDQVPSDPSFEDMRRVVCVEQQRPFVPNRWFSDPTLSALVKLMKECWYQNPSARLTALRIKKTLDKIHGSLEKGKDS, encoded by the exons ATGGATCAGATCGGGGTCCGGCTGCTCCTCATGGTTCTGCTGAAGGCCGTTCAGTCCATCTCCGAGGGAACAG acgGACagctggtgtgcgtgtgcgacaGCCCCGAGTGCCTCCAGACCAGCCAGTGTCACGGCCGCCGCTGCTTCTCGTCGGTGAAGCGGGGGTCCGGCGGGGagcagggggcc ggggggccggtgGAGCTGCACCAGGGCTGCTTCGAGGAGCGGGAGAAGATCGAGCTGCACTGCTTCACGCCGCCCTCGCTCCACCAGGCCATCGCCTGCTGCGCCCAGGACATGTGCAACGGCAACGTGACGCGCCGCTCCATGATGACCCTGCTGCTGTCAG cccCGGAGGGGGAGTCGGTGCGGTACCGCGTGCGCACCGTGGCCCTGCTGGTGCTGGGCCCGGTGGGGGTGCTGGTGCTCCTGGCCGTGGGGTCGGTGCTGGCCTGCAGGAGGCTGCACCACGGTCGCCTGCACAGGCTGCAGGAGTTTGACACGGAGCAGGGCGCCGTGGACGGCCTCATCACCTCCAACCTGGGGGACAGCACTCTGGCA gacTTACTGGACCACTCCTGtacgtcgggctcgggctccgGTCTTCCCTTCCTGGTCCAGAGAACGGTGGCCAGGCAGATTAGCCTGAtggagtgtgtag gTAAGGGGAGGTATGGGGAGGTGTGGCGGGGCCAGTGGCAGGGGGAGAACGTGGCGGTGAAGATCTTCTCCTCCAGGGACGAGAAGTCCTggttcagagagacagagatctaCAACACAGTGCTGCTCCGCCACGAGAACATCCTGG GCTTCATGGCGTCTGACATGACCTCCCGTAACTCCAGCACCCAGCTGTGGCTGATCACCCATTACCACGACAACGGCTCGCTGTACGACTACCTGCAGCGCGTCGCCGTGGAGACGAGCGAGGGCCTGGCCATGGCGGCGTCGGTGGCCAGCGGCCTGGTGCACCTTCACACCGAGATCTTCGGCGCCGAGGGGAAGCCGGCCATCGCCCACCGCGACCTCAAGAGCAAGAACATCCTGGTGACCAAGGAGCTGCGCTGCTGCATCGCCGACCTGG ggCTGGCCGTGACCCACTCCCAGGCGGACAACCTGCTGGACGTGGGGAACAACCCCAAGGTGGGCACCAAGCGCTACATGGCCCCCGAGGTGCTGGACGACAGCATCCAGACGGACTGCTTCGACGCCTACAAGAGGGTGGACATCTGGGCCTTCGGCCTGGTGCTGTGGGAGATCGCCAGGAGGACCTACAGCAACG GCCTGGTGGAGGAGTACGGGCCCCCATTCTACGACCAGGTGCCCAGCGACCCCAGCTTCGAGGACATGAggagggtggtgtgtgtggagcagcaGCGCCCCTTCGTCCCCAACCGCTGGTTCTCCGACCCC ACGCTGTCGGCGCTGGTGAAGCTGATGAAGGAGTGTTGGTACCAGAATCCGTCGGCCCGGCTCACCGCGCTGCGCATCAAGAAGACCCTGGACAAGATCCACGGCTCCCTGGAGAAGGGCAAGGACtcctga